The Aeromicrobium sp. Leaf245 genome includes a region encoding these proteins:
- a CDS encoding NAD-binding protein, giving the protein MGRTGQQMRQRTAKAMSTRTTGDGAHGVVPRDRHRGRGRSTSVSRRARLRYWFDGTMARGTSALVGWLAVVTVLLIVVFSIVVTVTGMQPGTENAKGGFVGQLLASFFHALDPGTVAGDSGSWPFIVTMLLLTVAGLFVVSALIGVIATGIDDRLAQLRRGRSLVVETDHTVVLGWSDAVFAIVRELSVANESRRRPAVVVLAERDKVEMEESIREKVPDLRGTRVVCRTGSPLDLGDLALTHHTAARSVIVLSPETDDPDSEVVKTLLALTHGGDGPHVVAEIQDPQNLEAARLVAGERAVVVDKRETVARLIVQTSRQSGAAAVYTELFDFDGDEIYLHRDPSLAGATYRDAVRAYETVSVIGLASPDGSVRLNPGQDEPVGDRELVVVAEDDSVLAGLHRTTTEVETARIVTDPVAPEAASRILVLGWNERAAVVVRELDQYAQPGSSLDVVCDLGSPDVPEVSNLAVMVSHGRTSDRGTLAALDVASYHQVVVLCYSDDLPVQRADARTLVTLLHLRDLLADVPVADRPSVVSEMLDDRNRALAQVADVDDVIVSDEILSLILTQLSEDRRLEAVFADLLDADGAEIYLRPVGAYVTPGEPVGYATLVEAAARRGETALGYRVAADAHDPAAGYGVHVNPAKSTAFPVAADDRVVVLADD; this is encoded by the coding sequence ATGGGCCGCACCGGGCAGCAGATGCGTCAGCGCACCGCCAAGGCGATGAGCACCAGGACGACCGGTGACGGGGCGCACGGCGTGGTGCCGCGAGATCGGCACCGCGGCCGGGGACGCTCCACCTCGGTCTCGCGCCGCGCGCGTCTGCGCTACTGGTTCGACGGGACGATGGCCCGCGGCACCTCGGCGCTGGTGGGCTGGCTCGCCGTCGTGACGGTGCTGCTGATCGTCGTCTTCTCGATCGTCGTGACCGTCACCGGCATGCAGCCGGGCACCGAGAACGCCAAGGGCGGGTTCGTGGGGCAGCTGCTCGCCTCGTTCTTCCACGCGCTCGACCCCGGGACGGTCGCCGGTGACTCCGGCAGCTGGCCGTTCATCGTCACGATGCTGCTGCTCACCGTCGCCGGGCTGTTCGTGGTGAGCGCGCTCATCGGTGTGATCGCCACGGGCATCGACGACCGACTCGCCCAGCTGCGCCGCGGCCGGTCGCTGGTCGTCGAGACCGACCACACCGTGGTCCTCGGCTGGTCCGACGCGGTCTTCGCCATCGTGCGGGAGCTGTCGGTGGCCAACGAGAGCCGCCGGAGGCCCGCTGTCGTCGTGCTGGCCGAGCGCGACAAGGTCGAGATGGAGGAGTCCATCCGGGAGAAGGTGCCCGACCTGCGGGGGACACGTGTGGTGTGCCGCACGGGCTCACCGCTCGACCTGGGCGACCTCGCGCTCACCCACCACACGGCCGCGCGCTCGGTGATCGTCCTGTCACCGGAGACCGACGACCCCGACAGCGAGGTGGTCAAGACGCTGCTCGCCCTGACGCACGGCGGCGACGGCCCGCACGTGGTGGCGGAGATCCAGGACCCGCAGAACCTGGAGGCGGCACGGCTGGTGGCGGGGGAACGGGCCGTGGTCGTCGACAAGCGCGAGACGGTCGCCCGCCTCATCGTGCAGACGTCGCGCCAGTCGGGTGCTGCGGCGGTGTACACCGAGCTGTTCGACTTCGACGGCGACGAGATCTACCTCCACCGCGATCCCTCCCTGGCGGGGGCGACGTACCGCGACGCCGTGCGCGCCTACGAGACGGTGTCGGTCATCGGACTGGCCTCGCCCGACGGATCGGTCCGGCTCAACCCCGGCCAGGACGAGCCGGTCGGGGACCGCGAGCTCGTGGTGGTGGCCGAGGACGACTCCGTGCTCGCCGGTCTGCACCGGACGACGACCGAGGTCGAGACCGCACGCATCGTGACCGATCCCGTCGCACCCGAGGCGGCGAGCCGGATCCTGGTGCTGGGCTGGAACGAGCGTGCTGCCGTGGTGGTCCGCGAGCTCGACCAGTACGCCCAGCCCGGGTCGAGCCTCGACGTCGTGTGCGACCTGGGCAGCCCCGACGTGCCCGAGGTCTCCAACCTCGCCGTGATGGTGAGCCACGGCCGCACCTCCGACCGCGGCACCCTCGCTGCCCTCGACGTGGCGTCGTACCACCAGGTCGTCGTGCTCTGCTACTCCGACGACCTGCCCGTCCAGCGGGCCGACGCCCGCACGCTCGTGACCCTGCTGCACCTGCGCGACCTGCTCGCCGACGTGCCCGTCGCGGACCGGCCGTCCGTCGTCAGCGAGATGCTCGACGACCGGAACCGGGCCCTGGCCCAGGTGGCCGATGTCGACGACGTGATCGTGAGCGACGAGATCCTGAGCCTCATCCTCACCCAGCTCTCGGAGGACCGGCGCCTGGAGGCCGTCTTCGCCGACCTGCTCGACGCCGACGGTGCGGAGATCTACCTGCGGCCGGTCGGCGCGTACGTCACGCCGGGGGAGCCGGTGGGCTACGCGACGCTCGTGGAGGCGGCGGCCCGCCGGGGTGAGACCGCCCTCGGGTACCGCGTGGCCGCCGACGCCCACGATCCCGCCGCCGGGTACGGGGTGCACGTCAACCCGGCCAAGTCCACGGCGTTCCCGGTCGCCGCCGACGACCGCGTGGTCGTGCTCGCGGACGACTGA
- a CDS encoding flavodoxin family protein — translation MTLTALALNCTLKPGDAPSSSALMAQQFLDALAEHDVTGSMVRVVDHDVRPGVETDMGDGDQWPTIRRQVLDADILVVVTPTWVGQMSSVANRVLERLDAELSETREDGNPILYGTVALVGVVGNEDGAHKITADLYQALDDVGCTIPAQGGTYWNGEAMHTVDYNDLDETPEAPLQTLRTAAANGAHLARLLTAEPYPA, via the coding sequence ATGACCCTCACGGCCCTGGCCCTCAACTGCACGCTCAAGCCCGGCGACGCCCCCTCGAGCAGCGCGCTGATGGCGCAGCAGTTCCTCGACGCCCTCGCCGAGCACGACGTGACCGGGAGCATGGTCCGCGTCGTGGACCACGACGTCCGACCCGGTGTCGAGACCGACATGGGTGACGGTGACCAGTGGCCCACCATCCGGCGGCAGGTGCTCGACGCCGACATCCTCGTGGTCGTCACGCCGACGTGGGTGGGCCAGATGTCGAGCGTCGCGAACCGGGTCCTCGAGCGGCTGGACGCCGAGCTGTCCGAGACGCGGGAGGACGGCAACCCAATCCTCTACGGCACGGTCGCGCTCGTCGGCGTCGTCGGCAACGAGGACGGCGCGCACAAGATCACGGCCGACCTCTACCAGGCCCTCGACGACGTGGGCTGCACGATCCCGGCCCAGGGCGGCACCTACTGGAACGGCGAGGCGATGCACACCGTGGACTACAACGACCTCGACGAGACGCCCGAGGCACCGCTGCAGACGCTGAGGACGGCGGCGGCCAACGGCGCCCACCTGGCGAGGCTGCTCACGGCCGAGCCGTACCCCGCCTGA
- a CDS encoding DUF1295 domain-containing protein has product MDRQNLARVAGTSAAVTTLVQAGTAAVALPRGRRDYADGAWGPGLAAIALTSAVVGNGDRRRRWALAAATTAWAVRLESLMLPRLVGSDEEDPRYTEFLEGDSTATAGLKVFVTQGLAQLVVSAPLQVAAASTLPRTSRRYLLPVGLAVMAIGTVVEALADRQKDAFKQRDDDEKPDVLDTGLWGVSRHPNYLGDSVTWDGAWLAAAASAPAGWTWPAPVAMSYFLMYATGAKRTEQRMEDRPGYRDYQDRVPFFFPDPRRLLARLRG; this is encoded by the coding sequence GTGGACCGACAGAACCTCGCACGCGTGGCAGGCACGTCCGCCGCCGTCACGACACTGGTGCAGGCGGGCACCGCGGCCGTCGCCCTGCCCCGGGGACGTCGCGACTACGCCGACGGCGCATGGGGGCCGGGCCTCGCGGCCATCGCGCTCACGAGTGCCGTGGTCGGGAACGGCGACCGACGTCGGCGCTGGGCCCTGGCTGCCGCCACCACCGCGTGGGCGGTGCGGCTCGAGTCGCTCATGCTGCCGCGGCTGGTCGGCAGCGACGAGGAGGACCCCCGCTACACCGAGTTCCTCGAGGGCGACTCCACCGCGACGGCCGGGCTCAAGGTGTTCGTGACGCAGGGGCTGGCGCAGCTGGTCGTCTCGGCACCGCTGCAGGTGGCCGCAGCGAGCACCCTCCCCCGGACCTCGCGCCGTTACCTCCTGCCGGTCGGCCTCGCCGTCATGGCGATCGGGACGGTCGTCGAGGCGCTCGCGGACCGGCAGAAGGACGCGTTCAAGCAGCGCGACGACGACGAGAAGCCCGACGTGCTCGACACCGGGCTGTGGGGCGTCTCGCGCCACCCCAACTACCTGGGCGACTCCGTGACGTGGGACGGCGCGTGGCTCGCCGCGGCCGCGTCGGCGCCCGCAGGGTGGACCTGGCCCGCACCGGTCGCCATGTCCTACTTCCTCATGTACGCGACGGGCGCCAAGCGCACCGAGCAGCGCATGGAGGACCGCCCCGGCTACCGCGACTACCAGGACCGGGTGCCGTTCTTCTTCCCCGACCCGCGACGGCTGCTCGCCCGCCTGCGCGGGTGA
- a CDS encoding Ig-like domain repeat protein, translated as MTVATFTGLALLAGPSTAAPVRAEGDVATGTITGRVTEGGGVPTPQARVTAKSFAGGAEVVDTATTDEFGRYTLDVPAGDYLVTLHGSDPAFKVLDSYWKDADRVDQATAVTVAADGTASDVDLPLWGGGFVQGTVTSESPSRINGLVATLYDAQGNAIDQQTLTASSPRFTLGATSNVPSGSYRVGLRNGTLVDQPDAARFEVKVSSDSSYDVGTIDLDGPPTTVPRPTISSANPQVGRPLEASLDGWESDEGVSLRYQWYMNGVAIDAGKQATYTPSPGTLGKKLTVKVTAVRGGEAIATATSVATKAVLIGTIEVVRRPTLAAARYPVVGDRIGRDLGYWKPSGLTWSHQWYRNGSAISGQRGSTYLLRSADWGKKVFLVVKASRTGYRTQAERTESVVVKRAPSMSNTTTVLGGGKVKLTAKVVVVGTSRPSGSVAVLEDDVKIGTIASLTNGVGSLTVSGREPGTHRYTLEYSGNSLVVPASRTREVVVR; from the coding sequence GTGACGGTCGCGACGTTCACGGGGCTGGCGCTGCTGGCCGGTCCGTCCACCGCAGCGCCGGTGCGCGCGGAGGGCGACGTCGCCACCGGCACCATCACGGGTCGTGTCACCGAGGGCGGCGGTGTGCCGACGCCGCAGGCGAGGGTGACGGCGAAGTCGTTCGCGGGCGGTGCGGAGGTCGTCGACACGGCGACGACCGACGAGTTCGGGCGATACACGTTGGACGTCCCGGCGGGCGACTACCTCGTCACGCTGCACGGGAGCGACCCGGCCTTCAAGGTCCTGGACTCCTACTGGAAGGACGCCGACCGCGTCGACCAGGCGACGGCGGTCACCGTCGCGGCCGATGGCACGGCGAGCGACGTCGACCTGCCGCTCTGGGGTGGTGGCTTCGTCCAGGGGACCGTCACGAGCGAGAGTCCCTCGCGGATCAACGGTCTGGTGGCCACGCTCTACGACGCGCAGGGCAACGCCATCGACCAGCAGACCCTCACCGCGTCGTCACCGCGGTTCACGCTGGGCGCGACGTCGAACGTGCCCTCGGGAAGCTACCGGGTGGGACTGCGCAACGGGACCCTCGTGGACCAGCCCGACGCAGCCCGCTTCGAGGTGAAGGTCTCCTCCGACTCGTCCTACGACGTCGGCACCATCGATCTCGACGGACCGCCCACCACCGTTCCTCGTCCGACCATCAGCAGCGCGAACCCGCAGGTGGGCCGACCGCTGGAGGCGTCGCTGGACGGTTGGGAGTCCGACGAGGGCGTCTCGCTGAGGTACCAGTGGTACATGAACGGCGTCGCGATCGATGCCGGCAAGCAGGCCACCTACACGCCCAGCCCCGGCACGCTCGGCAAGAAGCTCACCGTTAAGGTCACGGCTGTCCGTGGGGGAGAGGCGATCGCGACCGCCACGTCTGTGGCCACCAAGGCGGTGCTGATCGGGACCATCGAGGTCGTGCGGCGGCCGACGCTGGCTGCAGCTCGGTACCCGGTGGTGGGCGATCGGATCGGTCGTGACCTCGGCTACTGGAAGCCGTCCGGTCTGACGTGGAGCCATCAGTGGTACCGGAACGGGTCCGCCATCTCCGGTCAGCGTGGGTCCACCTACCTCCTCCGTTCGGCGGACTGGGGCAAGAAGGTCTTCCTCGTCGTCAAGGCCTCGCGGACGGGCTACCGGACCCAGGCGGAGCGGACCGAGTCCGTGGTGGTCAAGCGCGCTCCGTCGATGTCGAACACCACGACGGTGCTGGGGGGCGGGAAGGTGAAGCTGACCGCGAAGGTCGTGGTGGTCGGGACGTCGCGTCCGTCCGGCAGTGTCGCCGTGCTCGAGGACGACGTGAAGATCGGCACGATCGCGTCGTTGACGAACGGGGTCGGCTCGCTGACGGTCAGTGGTCGTGAGCCCGGCACGCACCGGTACACGCTGGAGTACTCGGGCAACAGCCTGGTCGTGCCGGCGAGCCGGACGCGCGAGGTCGTCGTCCGGTAG
- a CDS encoding hemolysin III family protein, whose protein sequence is MSSTDDDALPVDRRTRGMADKLAELKPSLRGWMHAGFVPILLAAGIVLIVLSPTTETRWGSAIYVASALLLFTVSSIYHRGTWEVGIWAFWRRFDHANIYVLIAGTYTPFAILYLEGGARAWLLGVVWSVAVVSSVLRILFTEAPRWVFTTLYIALGWIIVPFLPTFVDGASRFSTGVNVTAISLIAFGGLVYTVGGVVYATKRPNPVPETFGFHEVFHLCTVLAFVAQYTAVSVVTYSLR, encoded by the coding sequence GTGAGCAGCACCGACGACGACGCCCTACCCGTGGACCGGCGCACGCGAGGCATGGCCGACAAGCTGGCCGAGCTCAAGCCCTCCTTGCGCGGGTGGATGCACGCCGGGTTCGTGCCGATCCTCCTGGCGGCCGGCATCGTGCTCATCGTGCTGTCGCCCACGACGGAGACCCGCTGGGGCTCCGCGATCTACGTCGCGAGCGCCCTGCTGCTGTTCACGGTCTCCTCGATCTACCACCGGGGCACCTGGGAGGTCGGCATCTGGGCGTTCTGGCGTCGCTTCGACCACGCCAACATCTACGTGCTGATCGCCGGGACCTACACGCCCTTCGCGATCCTCTACCTGGAAGGCGGGGCGCGGGCGTGGCTGCTCGGCGTCGTCTGGTCCGTCGCGGTCGTGAGCTCGGTGCTGCGGATCCTGTTCACCGAGGCGCCGCGCTGGGTCTTCACGACCCTCTACATCGCGCTCGGGTGGATCATCGTCCCGTTCCTGCCCACGTTCGTGGACGGAGCCTCGCGCTTCAGCACCGGCGTCAACGTGACGGCCATCAGCCTGATCGCCTTCGGCGGGCTCGTCTACACGGTGGGTGGCGTGGTCTACGCGACCAAGCGACCGAACCCGGTGCCGGAGACGTTCGGCTTCCACGAGGTCTTCCACCTGTGCACGGTCCTGGCCTTCGTCGCGCAGTACACGGCCGTCTCGGTGGTCACCTACTCCCTGCGCTGA
- a CDS encoding GAF and ANTAR domain-containing protein: MPDDLWDRFSYLARDMSQSPDLASTLGVAVEGATALVAGAEAAGISMVHHGRSIDTPAATDERCRRGDALQYALGQGPCLQAIHQQETVRSRDLRTEERWPGWSRRASEELGFRSMLCVQLFVTQDTLGAMNLYASQPDAFDVDDEATALAVAAQVAVALTAAEELESVQSVVASRIALGQAQGMLMQRYRLAPERAFAVLAREAHASGRRLRDVADDIVRNGVIEGHWADDD, from the coding sequence ATGCCCGACGACCTGTGGGACCGCTTCTCGTACCTGGCGCGCGACATGAGCCAGTCGCCCGACCTCGCGAGCACCCTGGGCGTCGCGGTGGAGGGGGCGACGGCGCTCGTCGCGGGGGCCGAGGCGGCGGGGATCTCGATGGTCCACCACGGGCGGAGCATCGACACGCCGGCTGCCACCGACGAACGCTGCCGCCGCGGCGACGCACTGCAGTACGCGCTCGGCCAGGGTCCCTGCCTGCAGGCGATCCACCAGCAGGAGACGGTGCGCAGCAGGGACCTGCGCACCGAGGAGCGCTGGCCGGGGTGGTCGCGTCGCGCGAGCGAGGAGCTCGGGTTCCGCAGCATGCTGTGCGTCCAGCTGTTCGTCACGCAGGACACCCTCGGGGCGATGAACCTCTACGCATCGCAGCCCGATGCGTTCGACGTCGACGACGAGGCGACGGCCCTGGCGGTGGCCGCGCAGGTCGCGGTGGCGCTCACCGCCGCCGAGGAGCTCGAGTCCGTGCAGAGCGTGGTGGCCTCGCGCATCGCGCTGGGCCAGGCCCAGGGGATGCTCATGCAGCGCTACCGACTGGCGCCCGAGCGGGCCTTCGCCGTGCTGGCACGCGAGGCGCACGCGAGCGGTCGACGCCTGAGGGACGTGGCGGACGACATCGTCCGCAACGGCGTCATCGAGGGCCACTGGGCCGACGACGACTGA